The Zerene cesonia ecotype Mississippi chromosome 29, Zerene_cesonia_1.1, whole genome shotgun sequence genome includes a region encoding these proteins:
- the LOC119838041 gene encoding octopamine receptor beta-3R-like, whose translation MVYICRHIQFVSVFTIELWTRKFASAARVGLIKTIKAHKKVDKFLSSKQTYNIIVRGNASGFYGFEDGALRGEVEARGRGTEPGLALHSTLPPAAPEHVHNLIHILKGLVFITIILGALLGNALVIISVHRHRKLRVLTNYYVVSLAVADMLVALCAMTFNASSELTDTWLFGPLVCDIFNSLDVYFSSASILHLCCISVDRYYAIVRPLEYPVTMTHRTVCFMLANVWLWPAFISFVPIFMGWYTTEQHRQYRKAHPDVCIFKTNMVYAIISSSVSFWIPSLVMISMYCKIFREAIRQREALTRTSSNILLNSVHLKHTSHAAHHSHYLHPDRRPSDISPNYSTFTEVGPEENELGNEVVLALSDICPSKEASPRKSVNVSCDTASSGYCSGGSHKRSSSGLPVAGWRPSCASSAATRDLAKAATELNSQGASLRAAGKSWRAEHKAARTLGIIVGAFLLCWLPFFLWYVTTNVCGEPCDTPDVVVGVLFWIGYFNSALNPLIYAYFNRDFRDAFKNTLMCALPCCFHCWKDTSNAHFV comes from the exons AAAAGTGGATAAATTTCTATCAAGCAAACAGACGTACAATATCATAGTGCGAGGCAATGCGAGCGGCTTCTACGGCTTCGAAG ATGGTGCGCTGCGGGGCGAGGTAGAGGCGCGCGGGCGCGGCACGGAGCCGGGGCTGGCCCTGCACTCCACGctgccgcccgccgcgcccgagCACGTCCACAATCTCATCCACATCCTCAAGGGCCTCGTCTTCATCACCATCATCCTCGGCGCCCTCCTCGGCAACGCCCTCGTCATCATTTCTGTCCACCGCCACAGGAAGTTGCGCGTCCTCACCAACTACTACGTCGTCAGCCTGGCGGTAGCTGACATGCTGGTCGCGCTCTGCGCTATGACCTTCAACGCCAGCTCCGAACTGACGGACACTTGGCTCTTCGGCCCGCTCGTCTGTGATATATTCAATTCGCTGGACGTCTACTTCTCCAGCGCGTCCATCCTGCACTTGTGCTGCATCTCAGTAGACAGGTACTACGCTATCGTGCGCCCGTTGGAGTATCCTGTTACTATGACGCACAGGACGGTTTGTTTTATGCTCGCGAATGTGTGGTTGTGGCCAGCTTTTATCAGTTTCGTGCCAATATTCATGGGCTGGTACACGACGGAGCAGCACCGCCAGTATAGAAAGGCCCACCCCGACGTGTGCATCTTCAAAACGAACATGGTGTACGCGATAATATCTTCGAGCGTATCCTTTTGGATACCGAGTCTGGTGATGATCTCGATGTACTGCAAGATATTCAGAGAAGCGATACGGCAGAGGGAAGCGCTGACAAGAACTTCATCGAACATTCTGCTCAATTCTGTTCATTTGAAGCACACTTCGCACGCGGCGCACCATTCGCACTACTTACACCCGGATAGAAGACCTTCAGATATAAGTCCAAATTACAGTACATTTACGGAAGTGGGCCCGGAAGAGAACGAATTGGGAAACGAGGTTGTTCTAGCGCTCAGCGACATATGTCCCAGCAAAGAAGCGAGTCCGAGGAAGTCAGTGAACGTTAGCTGTGATACTGCGAGCTCTGGATACTGCTCCGGCGGTTCCCACAAGCGCTCCTCCAGCGGGCTACCGGTGGCCGGTTGGCGCCCGAGCTGCGCGTCCTCTGCCGCTACTAGAGACTTGGCGAAAGCGGCTACTGAGTTAAACTCACAAG GTGCAAGTTTGCGCGCGGCAGGCAAGTCGTGGCGCGCGGAGCATAAGGCCGCGCGCACTCTGGGCATCATCGTTGGCGCATTCCTGTTGTGCTGGCTACCGTTCTTTCTCTG GTACGTAACGACGAACGTGTGCGGCGAGCCGTGCGACACGCCGGATGTGGTCGTGGGCGTGCTCTTCTGGATCGGCTACTTCAACTCCGCCCTCAACCCTCTTATCTACGCGTACTTCAACCGCGACTTCCGAGACGCCTTCAAAAACACTCTCATGTGCGCGCTGCCCTGCTGCTTCCATTGTTGGAAGGACACCAGCAACGCGCATTTTGTCTGA